A window from Vigna angularis cultivar LongXiaoDou No.4 chromosome 7, ASM1680809v1, whole genome shotgun sequence encodes these proteins:
- the LOC108336951 gene encoding uncharacterized protein LOC108336951, whose product MPSSVRLPTPELRRPAIRTAWLGGRRRTPAALRRHWMEGKRQRLGAEGIRRELWWLVRSHDIHRVHAIHIDDLEIETQLKIINKPSVKSIQRKPSYKSFEKINTKDSNEFIFGLQEEKCPKGTVPIRRTTKDELIQGKLSLYNQNMLQSVPWVHIAEIHVKPEFSPYYKINGTNSLYNPRLTTTVQESLSHVFVENGGNNKISFGWHVSPLMHGGNSATYFYSTWTDRETQNWWLNLFGHEIGYYPGRLFSNLTSAERVGWGGRTVTRPNSISPQMGSGYFPEKNNFVHACYFIYVTIQDRGRTDFGPEEHMTEAVVDKPDCFNAEYYGDQGGTVAHNLQFGGPGGQCGD is encoded by the exons ATGCCGTCTTCGGTTCGTCTGCCAACGCCGGAGTTGCGACGACCCGCAATCCGAACTGCCTGGCTGGGTGGAAGACGACGGACACCGGCGGCATTGCGGCGGCACTGGATGGAGGGAAAACGACAACGTCTAGGGGCGGAGGGTATCCGGCGAGAGTTGTGGTGGTTGGTTCGAAG CCATGATATTCATAGAGTTCATGCTATTCACATAGATGATTTGGAGATagaaacacaattaaaaattattaacaaaccCTCTGTTAAAAGCATTCAA aGAAAACCTAGTTATAAGTCATTTGAAAAGATAAATACGAAGGATTCAAATGAATTCATATTTGGACTTCAAGAAGAAAAATGTCCAAAGGGAACAGTTCCCATTCGAAGAACAACAAAAGACGAACTCATTCAAGGAAAATTATCACTTTATAATCAAAACATGCTTCAAAGTGTTCCCTGGGTTCAT attgcagaaatacatgttAAACCAGAATTCAGTccttattataaaattaatggaaCAAATAGCCTTTATAATCCAAGACTCACGACGACGGTTCAAGAAAGTCTTTCCCATGTATTTGTTGAGAATGGAGGAAATAACAAAATTTCTTTCGGGTGGCAT GTGTCTCCACTAATGCACGGTGGTAATAGTGCAACTTATTTCTACTCAACATGGACA GACCGAGAAACTCAAAATTGGTGGCTGAATCTCTTTGGGCATGAAATTGGATATTATCCAGGGAGATTATTCTCAAACCTGACCTCGGCAGAGAGAGTGGGGTGGGGTGGGAGAACAGTTACACGTCCTAACAGTATCAGTCCTCAAATGGGATCTGGATATTTTCCAGAAAAAAACAACTTTGTTCATGCTTGTTACTTTATATATGTCACCATTCAAGATCGAGGAAGAACAGATTTTGGACCTGAAGAACACATGACGGAGGCAGTAGTCGACAAACCTGATTGTTTTAATGCCGAATACTATGGAGATCAAGGAGGAACTGTCGCACATAATCTCCAATTTGGGGGACCCGGTGGCCAATGTGGTGATTGA
- the LOC108336950 gene encoding uncharacterized protein LOC108336950, translating into MAAISNEPIKDRYYQLLDAFQELHVEAMKLQYKSIKNAKTKVKTVVQDCIDCLTHLERIEYLTSTLSKFALGRFNLEVVLGSQRRVIITNKEYVTWKVGVPKGKFKWIPKKPTQTTNSKDLKFIWTKFGYIVDCVDIHKQPAFDHPLLKDHKLQRMPSYKSFEKINTIDSSNEFIFGLQKEKCPKGTVPIRKTTKDELIQGKLSLYNQNMLQSVPGVHAAEIYVTPDFSPFYKVTGTNSIYNPRLRTKVQESLSQVAPQIYGGNSATYFYSLWTTDNFDKTGCYNLQCPGFVQTHPYMFLGSRVGKVSIYGGRSIETNFTITLDRETQNWWLNLFGHDVGYYPGRLFSNLTSAERVGWGGRTFTPPNTISPQMGSGYFPDNNFLHACYFIYISIQDRGRTDFGPEKHMTEAFVDDPDCFNAEHYGDEGGNVGNTIQFGGPGGQCGN; encoded by the exons ATGGCTGCAATTTCGAATGAACCAATAAAAGATAGGTACTATCAACTGTTAGATGCTTTTCAAGAACTGCATGTTGAAGCAATGAAGCTACAATAcaag TCTATTAAGAATGCTAAAACTAAAGTGAAAACTGTTGTTCAAGACTGTATTGATTGCCTAACTCACCTAGAGAGAATTGAATACTTGACAAGTACTTTATCTAAGTTTGCTCTAGGAAGATTCAATTTGGAAGTTGTGCTTGGATCCCAAAGAAGGGTCATTATAACAAACAAGGAATATGTTACATGG AAAGTTGGTGTTCCCAAGGGAAAATTCAAGTGGATTCCCAAGAAACCAACTCAGACCACTAACAGCAAAGACCTCAAGTTCATTTGG aCAAAGTTTGGATATATAGTTGATTGCGTTGATATTCACAAGCAACCAGCATTTGATCATCCTTTATTGAAAGATCATAAATTGCag aGAATGCCTAGTTATAAGTCATTTGAAAAGATAAATACGATAGATTCATCGAATGAATTTATATTTGgacttcaaaaagaaaaatgtccAAAGGGAACTGTTCCCATtcgaaaaacaacaaaagacgAACTCATTCAGGGAAAATTATCACTTTATAATCAAAACATGCTTCAAAGTGTTCCCGGTGTTCAT GCTGCAGAAATATATGTTACACCAGATTTCAGTCCCTTTTATAAAGTTACGGGAACAAACAGCATTTATAATCCAAGACTCAGGACCAAGGTTCAAGAAAGTCTTTCTCAA GTGGCTCCACAAATATACGGTGGTAACAGTGCAACTTATTTCTACTCACTATGGACA ACAGATAATTTCGACAAGACGGGATGTTACAATCTCCAATGCCCAGGTTTTGTCCAAACGCATCCGTATATGTTCCTTGGTTCACGCGTGGGCAAAGTATCTATCTACGGAGGGCGTTCCATTGAGACTAATTTTACTATTACTTTG GACCGAGAAACTCAAAATTGGTGGCTGAATCTCTTTGGGCATGATGTTGGATATTATCCAGGGAGATTATTCTCAAACCTGACCTCAGCAGAGAGAGTGGGGTGGGGTGGGAGAACATTTACTCCTCCTAACACTATCAGTCCTCAAATGGGATCTGGATATTTTCCAGATAACAACTTTCTTCATGCTTGTTACTTTATATATATCTCCATTCAAGATCGAGGAAGAACAGATTTTGGACCTGAAAAACACATGACAGAGGCTTTTGTCGACGACCCTGATTGTTTTAATGCCGAACACtatggagatgaaggaggaaATGTTGGAAATACAATCCAATTTGGAGGACCCGGTGGCCAATGTGGTAATTGA